The proteins below come from a single Miscanthus floridulus cultivar M001 chromosome 1, ASM1932011v1, whole genome shotgun sequence genomic window:
- the LOC136494491 gene encoding protein LONGIFOLIA 1-like, translated as MPTRMAKAFFSQEATEFGGQMGCMATMFQIFDHRRLLTGRRHGDCPGTMDELTPAAAGHTLPVSSTQAPVQSTANPNITVEKSFSKNKSATENSTLSTESSRASSASSSCSSLSSLNSGKPAQQKLPCINEKPVVGRSRTMRSSRSFKSSDTEVKSKQPKTEFRDVVMDSINQDSRVLAIKTKMMEQRDRLHKESPRPLLISKSTTDGTYVIAIDRSNVPPAYVNESSRRPRLSCDDRQLLLQAEAQDSKMPSSKLRDLPRLSLDSRVESVKSSLHLKNFGYARTDDSLIDNLKYQESPSHQRASGVIAKLMGLEETLDAPGSARSHRPDHHTQNGHLSHTSRSICHDLSPLQRKIQPTILKAKPSQRIVPEAAPWKQQKTSTTRYYAKEGSSSTSINDNVERRLSNLTSPECNKDLRVIRILRELHAKRSDYSARSLTTQKAAAGQTNSAQDFQSPVVIMKPARGIMKQNASVATLAGTKVHRKLRHEERLFTTKTENSDRTKTHSHNQRACSRREEDVGSTSSPKPPRILSPKLVQKSDCGRITQLTVPLMSPTKTSKEVSPRGKLRSRASQSNSICGHDKAMIPESKISLSKQVDTSINNYSNTLNVNTSSIHQSNTTSTSNYEETRILCTDKNTHPLENIRSPVSVLDATFYQDVMSPSLRSISNSFKNVAALTLHECWNSISLPDTPTLKKSSESNHRIPENMKALIQKLELLQLLSDEAPRTNDNSLILTANKDRHYIYEILSASGLLHNELNSRIMPCLFQQPCYPINPGLFLILEQAKPTAGKLHRKLIFDLANELIAKKIYSVSSVRQPLQFIQCKKSSGWHLFKELCSEIEILRSEASTIRLSEEEDEDSKLVKNAVREMGKWKSFGSELQGMVLDIERSIFKNLIDEVISGEDMGKV; from the exons ATGCCGACTAGAATGGCAAAGGCCTTCTTCTCCCAGGAGGCGACGGAATTTGGCGGCCAGATGGGGTGCATGGCCACCATGTTCCAAATCTTCGACCACCGCCGCCTTCTCACCGGGCGACGACATGGTGACTGCCCTGGAACCATGGACGAACTGactccagcagcagcag GCCATACTCTGCCAGTTAGCAGCACGCAAGCCCCGGTGCAAAGCACAGCTAATCCAAACATCACTGTG GAGAAATCATTCAGCAAAAACAAAAGCGCGACTGAGAACAGTACCCTCTCAACGGAATCATCGAGAGCATCTTCAGCTTCGTCGTCCTGCTCTTCATTATCATCCCTGAACAGCGGCAAACCAGCACAGCAGAAGCTCCCTTGCATCAACGAGAAGCCTGTGGTAGGAAGGAGTAGGACAATGAGGAGCTCACGAAGCTTCAAGTCTTCAGATACAGAGGTCAAATCCAAACAGCCAAAAACTGAATTTAGAGATGTCGTGATGGACTCCATCAACCAGGACTCTCGTGTCCTGGCCATCAAGACCAAAATGATGGAACAGAGAGATAGACTGCACAAAGAGTCACCAAGGCCACTGCTTATATCCAAATCAACGACAGATGGAACTTATGTGATTGCTATTGATAGGAGCAATGTGCCTCCTGCATATGTCAATGAATCTAGCAGGCGGCCACGCTTATCATGTGATGATCGACAGCTGCTGCTGCAGGCAGAAGCTCAAGACAGCAAGATGCCTTCATCCAAGCTCAGGGATCTTCCTAGGTTGTCCTTGGACAGTAGGGTTGAGTCTGTCAAGTCAAGTTTGCATCTGAAAAACTTTGGTTATGCAAGAACCGATGACAGTCTCATTGATAATTTGAAATACCAAGAATCCCCGAGCCATCAGCGGGCCAGTGGTGTCATTGCAAAGCTCATGGGATTGGAAGAGACTCTTGATGCCCCTGGGTCTGCAAGATCACACAGACCAGACCATCACACTCAAAATGGTCACCTGTCACACACCTCCAGGAGTATCTGCCATGACCTCAGTCCATTGCAGCGAAAGATTCAGCCTACGATACTGAAAGCCAAACCTTCTCAGAGAATTGTCCCTGAAGCTGCACCTTGGAAGCAGCAGAAGACAAGTACAACTAGATATTATGCTAAAGAAGGGTCAAGTTCTACATCCATAAACGATAACGTAGAGAGAAGGCTCAGCAATCTCACATCGCCGGAATGTAATAAGGATTTGAGGGTTATTAGGATACTCAGAGAATTACATGCAAAACGGAGTGATTACAGTGCCAGATCACTGACCACTCAGAAGGCAGCCGCTGGACAAACCAATAGTGCTCAAGACTTCCAGTCTCCAGTTGTGATCATGAAGCCGGCAAGAGGTATCATGAAACAGAATGCTTCAGTTGCTACCCTTGCAGGGACAAAGGTCCACAGAAAGTTGCGGCATGAAGAGCGCCTTTTCACCACGAAGACTGAGAACAGTGACAGGACGAAGACCCATTCTCACAATCAAAGAGCTTGTTCCAGGCGAGAGGAAGATGTGGGCAGCACAAGTTCACCAAAGCCTCCTAGAATTTTGAGCCCAAAACTTGTGCAGAAGTCAGACTGTGGAAGGATCACTCAGCTGACAGTTCCACTGATGTCCCCAACCAAGACATCCAAAGAAGTATCTCCAAGAGGCAAACTAAGATCAAGGGCTTCACAATCAAATAGCATCTGTGGCCATGATAAGGCCATGATTCCTGAAAGCAAAATCAGTTTATCAAAGCAGGTTGATACGAGCATTAATAATTATTCAAATACGCTTAATGTCAACACGTCATCCATCCATCAAAGCAATACAACTTCAACATCGAATTATGAG GAAACACGTATCCTATGTACTGACAAGAACACCCATCCACTGGAGAACATACGAAGTCCTGTATCAGTCCTTGATGCCACATTCTATCAAGATGTGATGTCGCCTTCTCTGAGGAGCATATCAAATTCTTTCAAAA ATGTTGCAGCACTTACATTGCATGAGTGCTGGAACTCAATAAGCCTCCCTGACacaccaacattgaagaaaagTAGCGAGAGTAACCACAGAATACCAGAAAACATGAAAGCCCTCATCCAAAAGCTTGAGCTCTTGCAATTGTTGAGTGATGAGGCTCCAAGAACAAATGACAATTCGTTAATACTCACTGCCAATAAAGACCGTCATTATATTTATGAAATACTCTCAGCATCGGGTCTCTTGCACAACGAACTGAACTCCAGGATCATGCCCTGCTTGTTCCAGCAGCCATGCTACCCAATCAATCCAGGGCTTTTTCTTATCCTTGAACAAGCAAAACCAACTGCAGGAAAGCTTCACCGCAAACTAATTTTCGATCTTGCAAACGAACTCATTGCTAAGAAAATATACAGCGTCAGTTCAGTGAGACAACCATTGCAATTCATTCAATGCAAGAAATCAAGCGGATGGCATCTTTTCAAGGAATTATGCTCAGAGATTGAAATTCTCCGGTCTGAGGCCTCAACAATAAGATTATCTgaagaggaagatgaagacaGCAAGCTAGTAAAGAATGCAGTACGTGAAATGGGAAAATGGAAGAGTTTCGGTAGTGAGCTACAAGGGATGGTTCTGGACATTGAAAGATCCATCTTTAAGAATCTCATTGACGAAGTCATAAGTGGTGAAGACATGGGAAAGGTGTAA